The sequence below is a genomic window from Cucumis melo cultivar AY chromosome 5, USDA_Cmelo_AY_1.0, whole genome shotgun sequence.
AAATACCCTTCTCTAATGCCACCGTATTGGAAGGGTATCCGCTAGCTGGACTTTCCTTTTTTGTATTTTGGACCTTTTCTCTCTGTTTCTCTCTGTTTCTTTTTCCTCTGTTTTTGAGTTTTCGCCATGGAGAATGATACTACTCGCAAAGCTTCTATTCCATGGtatgtctttttcatttttagctTTTCTTTTGCTCTGTGGAAGATTTTGGGGGTTTTGGTTTTTTGAATTTTGCATGTTCTATTCGGTGGTAGAGCTTAGAAGGTGGATTTTGGTTTCTGGGTGTATGTTGTTTGGTCATTTCTAGTGGAAAATTACATTCCCTTTTGGATTCATGTGCTGTCTGTGAATAtcttgtttctttttgtccTCTTTGTTGTTGGGCTCTTTTGGCTTGCTTGAGACTTTTGGCTCCTTTGTTGGGAAGATGGGGATTCCAAATTCCCCCATGTTTGTGTTTCTTCAACTTTTTCCTTTTCGGTAAAGTGGGACAAGAGAGTTGGCTGAAGTGAGAAATGTTGTAATCTGTTTTTGCTTTTTGATATGTTTGATAACTTGAGATTTGAGAATGATTGTGTTGAGGTATATTAACTTTATACTTTTATATGTGAAAAGTGAAGAATagttaattaaattgaaaacaattataaccaggaaacatttaaaatttgttgtGGGGAATGGGGACGGCCTTccaattttaaaatacaaaagcAATACTAAACTTAGTCATTGCATTTGTTGTGGTCACAAGCATAATCACCCTTTTTCGGAATGTTTGGAGGGGAAGTCTTGAAGGTTCTGGTTTTAAGCCCTCATTGAAAATTTTGGACTGTTCTGAATTTCAATAGTTAAAATGTGGCGTCTCCATTCGGATTTTGGAGACTCATTGCAACATTTACACTATTTGTTGGGATTTTGACTGTTCTGAATTCTTTGTTGCTTCATAGGGAGAATGATAGGGGTATAGTGGCCAAAAGACCTCCACTTTACATGGCTACTTATGGGAAACATAAAATGCGGAGCAATATGTTTTCATCTGCTTCGGCTCGAGGTGAATATCTGTTTGTTTTTTCGGTTTTTGTGTGCTCCTATAGTGCATCAGTTAGGCTCATGAATTGTGGGATTTGTGTGCTGTGTTTTGTAGACTTGAGATGTTTTGACCTGGAAAGTGAGCAACGTGATGGATTGTCCCCAAGAGGAGTTTTGGAAGCAAGCATGCAGAATTCAGAGTTCGATGCGGATTCTTTGAATGATAGTACCCCAGAACCTGAAAATCAACCTTCACAATCAAGGGCTCTTTTTCACTGGAAAAATTTCTTCAAATTATGGAAAAAAAGATCGTTCAGGCGCCTGGCCTCGTTTCCTCCTCTTGGAGTGCTGAAGATTTCAAGAAGAGGGAACAGAAGCGGGAGAGAGAATCCGGGACTAAGTGACTTGTACAAGTTCAAGTCCTCACTGGGAAACTTCACTTTCTCCGAGCTCCAAACTGCGACCAACAAATTTAGCCCTGGTTGGTTGCAATTTGtattttatatactttttaGTCTAACTTTGGTGTCAACTTTGTTTattgtgtttttttcttttgtgtagAAAATTTGATCGGAAAAGGTGGTTATGCTGAGGTATACAAGGGCCGTTTACATGATGGGCAGCTGATAGCAGTGAAGAGGCTAACTAAAGGAGCCCCAGATGAGAGGACTGCTTGTTTCTTGTCCGAGATTGGCATCATTGCTCATATTGATCATCCTAACACAGCCAAACTGATCGGTTGCAGCATTGATGGAGGCATGCACCTTGTTTTCAAGCTATCTCCAAATGGAAGTTTAGGATCTTTTCTCCATGGTGATTCCTTTAACCTCGTTGAACTAACTGCTCTTTGGTTTTCAGAATTCTTATTAACCTTTCTATTCACCATTTTTCAGGTCCAAATGCGAACAAACTCGATTGGAGTAAaagatacaagattgctctTGGTACAGCTGATGGTCTGCTGTATCTCCACGATCATTGTCAGAGGCGTATTATTCACCGAGATATCAAGGCCGATAACATTCTGCTTACAGAAGATTTTGTACCTCAGGTAACTTGCATATTCTAAATATCAAATTCATTATTGAAGCCTTTTCTTGCTCACACCCCAAAAAAAGATAGTGGCCgttgaatgaaaaatttatttttcatgcTTCTATTAAAGTTGAAATGACAGAGAAGACCAGTAAAGTCTACTTTATTCCTCTAGCCTTCTATCTTATTTCATGATTGAGATCATTCTATACTCAAATGGATGCAGATTTGTGACTTTGGCCTTGCAAAGTGGCTACCCAAACAGTGGACTCACTACAGCGTGTCAAAATTCGAAGGCACATTCGGGTCAGTAGTATGCCTACATCCTCCTCCTCGATGTAACCGTTTTTTCTCTTGTTAAATTTCTCATCTCCTCAATGCAGATACTTCGCTCCTGAATATTTCATGCACGGGATAGTTGATGAGAAAACTGATGTTTATTCTTTTGGAGTTCTACTGTTGGAGCTCATAACTGGTCGTCGAGCTTTGGACGAGTTGTGTCAAAGCCTTGTGCTGTGGGTAATAATAACATTAGAACAAACTTCCATTAGTACCCATTAGTTCATTATATTCCTTTAAACATtgttaaattttctttattatagGCAAAACCTCTCTTAGATAACAACAATCACGAGGAGGTCATTGATCCCGCACTCAAGGAAAGTTACGATCTCGAAGAGGTTGAGCGCATGATTTTAACTGCATCTTTATGCATTGAGCAGTCTCCTATTCTCCGACCTCGAATGAGTCAGGCAAGTAGGAAACTACAGCACAGTATCCCCTCATCTCTCTTCAAGAAACATGTAATCAAAACACATTTTGGTTTATTGCAGGTTGTTGTCCTGCTAAGAGGCGACAAATACGTAAAGGAGTGTGAAAAAGGTACAAGGGTACCACTGCAACGAACGTACTCGGAAGAGCTCTTAGATGCACAAGAATACAACAAGACGAGATACCTAAGCGATCTGAAAAAACACAGGCAGCTTGCATTTGGATCTTGAAAGTGATTTTGAAACCATTCACCTTAGAGAGGAAGAAGCTATTGCAGTGTTATAAGGGGCTTGTTTCTGGAGGTCaatgaaatgaagaaaaaaaagaaaaagaaaaagaaagtatttATGTATGTAAAgtttataattaaaaagaaaagtgttAATAGTTAagttaaaagtatttttaacTTTGTAATCTAGTGGATCAAACAGCCAAACAGTTCCTTAATTAACCCTTTGTATTGGTACTGCCATTGTTTCAACACAAATATGAAGCTGTTTGAAATGAAAAGGTGAACTTTCAACTGTTTGTATCTAAAAgtttcttttgttatttctaaattctttGTATGGTCAATGGCAAGGTAACTAATTCTTGgtaaatttaaaatatcaacctaatgacttcttctttcttaaaattaaaaaacgCGTTTCTTTTATTTGCTAGCTGATACATTAAGATAAGAACTTTATCGACAtctataattaataaaattttaaatttttgttaatttttgttcgatttgtttttgttttttctaccaagttattgtatttttatgatttaaatataacataGATTTTCGTCATGATATTGACACTGATTCAATTATttgttttagtatttattatatttataactaTGTTTATGATTGTATTATCTTACATTTATTATACCAATAAATGTAGATATAATTACTGTGTCAAAGAAATAAATTTAGATTTAAGTATGGTGCCATATAATCATGAAAGTTTCTCatgttattttattattatttttaattttgaaatataccATTTCATAAAGTAAGTGTAAGACATATgtgagtttttattttttatttggtaAGTTTTTTAGAACAAAGATTTAGGGGATGAAATTGTAATTTTCTTGCAAGgctataaaaaagaaaaaaacaatagtTATAGTAGAAAAAAtgtatgtaaaaaaaaaatactaaatctTACATTGATATTAAAATGaaacttatttaaatagtttaacTTTGGTTGTTAAATATTTggtaattatttgatttttgaaaagtGTATGTAATTTGTTACTCAtaatttttacatttaaatatttaaatttttagttaatttcaaaaaataaaaattatatttttaattttaaaaatctgaatttaattttgaaacaaTCTTAAAATATAGacaacaaaacaaagaaatagaTTGAGGTTGtatttatatacttaatttttcgaaaaagaaaaaaatgagtGGTTACTAAATGTAactttagttttttaaaattaaacacttaAACACGGTTTTCATTTGGAAGATTTGTTCTTTTgctattctaaaaaaaaaaaaaaaaattacaaatgttAGCTTccaattttgttaaaaaattaagtatcttttttaacaaaatgaaaatcataataaaaaggtgaaaaagaaataaataaaactaaaaactaaaccCACACCCATAGCTATCTTATATACTTATTAATAATTTGTATAATTAATCAATATTTCCTACCCAAATgtataaaatttttatttttgatttaaatttaaattaacgattgtataaatttaaactctaaatttttataaaggtatcaattttctaagtttatcaatttaaaccttcaATTATGATTTACCTAAATACATAGATGAAAGTTAAGAGTTAAATTAATAAATGTgtaaatttatgaaaatttaaggTTTGAATTGATAAACTATTAATTTAAGacataatacaattattaatttagaGTTATAAAATCTCATATATTTGCTATATTATATAGATATACCTATTCTCacatttttaataaagaaaaagtacaaaataaataaaataagagtgTGGTACAATTACCAATTTTTCATTACAATTAATACTCTTTAATTTTCCAAtttgcaataataataataataataatcaataaaCCTTAACCCCCAAGAAGAAGAACAACCCTACACGTGGGTATCTTTCAACACGTGTAGTAAAGCTATGTATCGATTGATTCAAACTAAAACGGAATTGTTATTTCTCAGCAAAATCCAAAGCGATTTTGAAATTCCCAAAAACCTAAAAAAACCCTCCATTTTCCCTCTCTAACTCACAACTTGCCGTTTCCGATATTCTTTCTTCTCCACCTTAAAAACCCCATCAAAAACCCTATCTCCCATAGCCGCAATCCTTTCAAGAAACCCCCACAAAAATGGCGAAAAAGAAACCCACTAGATCGGCCAAAGAGCCAAAGCAAATACCCAATAACCAGGAGGAAACTAGCGATTCAGAGCAACCCAGGTCTGCCATGGATGATGACTCGAAGTTGCAGAGCTTGAAATCGTTGAACGAACGGCTTCTTAAGGAGATGGTCGAGAAGAGAGTGGTGGTCGGCGATCTTGTTCAGACTAAAGAAGCGTTGGAACTCGACTTGAAGCGGAATGTGAACGAGAAAGAACAGGTAATGGGTGAGTTGAGTGAGGCTCGTGATGGGGTTTATGGGTTGGAATTAGAGAGGAATGTTGTTTGTGTTTATCTGCAGAGTCGAATAGAAGAAATGAGTGGTGGGATTTTTGGGTTACTTGAGAGTGAGAGAGTTAAGGGTTTAGAGATTAGGAATCTAAAGGCTGAGATTAATGGTCTTGTTTTGGAGGTTGAGGAAGAGAGGGAGAAATGGAGGGGAGTGTGTTGTGAGAGGGATGGGATTAAGGTTGAGTTTGATGGGTTGTTGAAGGAAACAGGGGATTTGAGAGGTAAAGTGGTTGAAATGGAGAGAAATGAGAGAAGAACATTGGAAGAGATTGATGATTTGAAGGGAAAATGCAAGAAGTTGCTGAGTGAAAAAAAAGAGCGCGAGATTTTGAATGGGAATCTGACGAAAGACAATGAATTGATTAAGAAGTTGTTGGAGGAATCAGGCAGGGTAATTGAAGATTTAGAGAGGAAAGTGGATGTGAAAATGAAGGAGAAAGGTGagattgaaaaggaaaaaaatgggCTGAAAATGGAGGTTGAGAAGTTAGAGAAGGAAGTTG
It includes:
- the LOC103495474 gene encoding receptor-like cytosolic serine/threonine-protein kinase RBK2, producing MENDTTRKASIPWENDRGIVAKRPPLYMATYGKHKMRSNMFSSASARDLRCFDLESEQRDGLSPRGVLEASMQNSEFDADSLNDSTPEPENQPSQSRALFHWKNFFKLWKKRSFRRLASFPPLGVLKISRRGNRSGRENPGLSDLYKFKSSLGNFTFSELQTATNKFSPENLIGKGGYAEVYKGRLHDGQLIAVKRLTKGAPDERTACFLSEIGIIAHIDHPNTAKLIGCSIDGGMHLVFKLSPNGSLGSFLHGPNANKLDWSKRYKIALGTADGLLYLHDHCQRRIIHRDIKADNILLTEDFVPQICDFGLAKWLPKQWTHYSVSKFEGTFGYFAPEYFMHGIVDEKTDVYSFGVLLLELITGRRALDELCQSLVLWAKPLLDNNNHEEVIDPALKESYDLEEVERMILTASLCIEQSPILRPRMSQVVVLLRGDKYVKECEKGTRVPLQRTYSEELLDAQEYNKTRYLSDLKKHRQLAFGS